A genomic window from Ignavibacteriota bacterium includes:
- a CDS encoding APC family permease produces MPSFAFDVKSIVLYGAALVLAVLFIYLWRKKDFLSSFEGGKWYLTWFAIAIITLMDELTSIFYAPSEAHRFIGESAIFFIAFTSVLMRILSNRMTEIAQILEHHNIRGGGVYSFSYLVLGPTVSFIAVSSIFVDYVLTASISTVSAVQNGLAFLDISHGTAMILNFGIVWLVAGLNILGIRENARFTFGIFTFAAFVLVLLVLSGILALDNSAATKIAGSVTGVFERFGTLDLGALTVDMGFVIIGVSSCILAYSGIESVVQTAGLVRSWHDIRKAYLFLALTVGIFTPLISMLTLSSPINLAEHETDLITAYAAMLNGPVFGIVVGALASFTLTMAVNTAYVASSELLERVAERYSFHWLTKTNSRQSFYRIHLLSAVLFSVIILITSGQQALLAEMYAIGLIASMVINMGSLIVYRYFKGTRDIKHYFTHRSLTVLLFLILTACLLYLAYEKPYGLTLWAIATGVFLVAGLSIARRRPPEKPELLASDSPLDLVTYLGSSDEDEIHLYFRRPRENNVLRKSDTSKAYVSFYSPREGIPARLTENHFRFPFSLQSVYKSMCTIINVLQYELPHKKLTVHLGWPMSSWLDRFSIGVLVMNMMRLPSEYPDVAFRIEYERRSRG; encoded by the coding sequence ATGCCATCCTTTGCATTCGACGTCAAATCCATCGTGCTCTACGGCGCGGCGTTGGTGCTTGCCGTCCTGTTCATCTATCTCTGGAGGAAGAAAGATTTCCTCTCCTCGTTCGAGGGAGGCAAGTGGTATCTGACATGGTTCGCCATCGCGATCATCACCCTGATGGACGAACTCACATCGATCTTTTACGCGCCGAGCGAGGCGCATCGTTTCATCGGCGAGAGCGCCATCTTTTTTATCGCCTTCACGTCGGTGCTGATGCGCATCCTGTCGAACCGCATGACAGAGATCGCGCAGATACTCGAACACCACAACATCCGCGGCGGGGGAGTGTACTCGTTCTCGTATCTCGTGCTCGGTCCCACGGTGAGCTTCATCGCCGTCTCCTCGATCTTCGTCGACTACGTCCTCACCGCGAGCATATCCACCGTCAGCGCGGTGCAGAACGGCCTGGCCTTCCTCGACATCTCGCACGGCACGGCGATGATACTGAACTTCGGCATCGTGTGGCTTGTGGCCGGGCTCAACATTCTCGGCATCCGCGAGAACGCGCGATTCACCTTCGGGATATTCACCTTCGCGGCCTTTGTGCTCGTGCTGCTCGTGCTGTCGGGTATTCTCGCGCTGGACAACAGCGCGGCGACCAAGATCGCGGGCAGTGTGACCGGAGTGTTCGAACGTTTCGGCACACTCGACCTCGGCGCGCTCACCGTCGACATGGGTTTCGTGATCATCGGCGTCTCGAGCTGCATCCTCGCCTACTCCGGAATCGAATCGGTGGTGCAGACCGCCGGTCTTGTGCGCTCGTGGCACGACATCCGCAAGGCCTACCTGTTTCTCGCGCTCACCGTGGGCATCTTCACACCGCTCATATCCATGCTCACGCTTTCTTCTCCCATCAATCTGGCGGAACACGAGACCGATCTCATCACCGCGTACGCCGCCATGCTGAACGGTCCCGTGTTCGGCATCGTGGTGGGCGCCCTCGCCAGTTTCACGCTGACCATGGCCGTGAACACCGCCTACGTCGCATCGAGCGAACTGCTCGAGCGTGTGGCCGAACGCTACTCGTTCCACTGGCTCACAAAGACGAACAGCCGCCAGAGCTTCTACCGCATCCATCTGTTAAGCGCGGTGCTGTTCTCGGTGATCATCCTCATCACGAGCGGACAGCAGGCGCTGCTCGCCGAGATGTACGCGATCGGACTCATCGCCAGCATGGTGATCAACATGGGATCGTTGATCGTGTACCGGTATTTCAAGGGCACGCGCGACATCAAACATTATTTCACACACCGCTCGCTCACAGTGCTGCTTTTTCTTATCCTCACCGCCTGCCTGCTGTACCTCGCATACGAGAAGCCGTACGGACTGACCCTCTGGGCCATCGCAACCGGCGTGTTCCTGGTGGCCGGACTGAGCATCGCGCGACGGCGGCCTCCGGAGAAACCCGAGCTCCTCGCGAGCGACAGTCCGCTCGACCTCGTCACCTATCTCGGATCCTCCGACGAGGACGAGATACATCTGTATTTCCGGCGTCCGCGTGAAAACAACGTGCTGCGGAAGTCCGACACCTCGAAGGCCTACGTGAGTTTTTACTCCCCGCGCGAGGGGATTCCCGCGCGTCTCACCGAGAACCACTTCCGTTTCCCGTTCTCGCTGCAGAGCGTGTACAAGAGCATGTGCACCATCATCAACGTGCTACAGTACGAACTGCCGCACAAGAAACTCACCGTGCATCTCGGCTGGCCCATGTCGTCGTGGCTCGACCGTTTTTCGATCGGCGTGCTGGTGATGAACATGATGCGGCTGCCGAGCGAATACCCCGACGTCGCGTTCCGCATCGAATACGAGCGGCGTTCGCGCGGCTGA
- a CDS encoding DMT family transporter, which translates to MNGASVTHGKQRRAVLAALGAVLLWSTVATAFKLSLEALTVAELLAFSSLVSFLALCVVILFRRAPAGLRQWPLREYAHSALLGLINPFAYYLVLFSAYDRLPAQEAQPLNYTWPLVLALFSTVFLRQRIRRGVYAAMVVSFAGVWIISTRGDVFALRFSDPLGVALAMGSSVLWAAYWMLTMRSTADPEEKLLVNAGFGSLYTLLFLAITEGLRVPSLAGALGASYVGVFEMGLTFVLWLRALKLSSTTARVGALVYLSPFLSLVLIHFVVGEDIAASTLVGLVLIVAGIAAQQVIERRSAAAEH; encoded by the coding sequence TTGAACGGCGCGTCCGTCACACACGGGAAGCAGCGGCGCGCGGTGCTGGCCGCGCTCGGGGCCGTGCTGCTGTGGTCCACCGTAGCGACGGCGTTCAAGCTCAGTCTCGAGGCGCTCACCGTCGCGGAACTGCTCGCGTTTTCATCCCTCGTTTCGTTCCTCGCCCTGTGTGTCGTGATTCTGTTCCGCCGCGCGCCCGCGGGCCTGCGGCAGTGGCCGCTCCGCGAGTACGCCCATTCCGCGCTGCTGGGCCTCATCAACCCCTTCGCGTATTACCTGGTATTGTTCAGCGCCTACGACCGCCTGCCCGCGCAGGAGGCGCAGCCCCTCAATTACACGTGGCCGCTTGTGCTCGCCCTGTTCTCGACGGTGTTCCTGCGCCAGCGCATACGGCGCGGCGTCTATGCCGCGATGGTGGTGAGCTTTGCGGGCGTGTGGATCATCTCGACACGGGGCGACGTGTTTGCGCTGCGATTCTCCGATCCGCTCGGCGTGGCCCTCGCGATGGGCAGCTCCGTTCTCTGGGCCGCGTATTGGATGCTGACCATGCGCAGCACGGCCGATCCCGAGGAGAAACTTCTCGTCAACGCCGGCTTCGGATCACTGTACACATTGCTGTTTCTTGCCATCACGGAGGGGCTCCGCGTACCCTCGCTCGCGGGCGCACTGGGCGCGTCGTATGTGGGAGTGTTCGAGATGGGACTCACCTTCGTGTTGTGGCTGCGCGCCCTGAAACTCAGCAGCACCACCGCGCGCGTCGGAGCCCTCGTGTACCTGTCGCCGTTCCTCTCGCTGGTACTGATACACTTCGTGGTGGGGGAAGACATCGCGGCGAGCACCCTGGTCGGACTCGTCCTGATCGTCGCGGGCATAGCGGCGCAGCAGGTGATCGAGCGTCGCTCGGCCGCGGCGGAACACTAG
- a CDS encoding histone deacetylase, with amino-acid sequence MTATGFVYDPAYLEHDTGYSHPESAQRLEAIVGHVAETGLYDRCVPIDAVPAPEEAIIRAHSARHLAHVREICAQAPFRADLDTPVCNRSYDVALRAAGGVMSACDAVAGGSITNAFCAVRPPGHHAERERAMGFCLFNNVAVAASHLRAVHGIRRILIVDWDVHHGNGTQNIFYDDPDTLFFSIHQSPLYPGGGAASERGAGAGEGATINVPVAPGSGDEHYREAFERVLLPAARTFAPEFVLISAGFDAHREDPLANINLSTSCFAHLTVLVKDIAQQSAGGRIVSVLEGGYALDALARSAAAHLRALMF; translated from the coding sequence ATAACGGCGACGGGATTTGTGTACGATCCCGCGTATCTGGAACACGACACGGGATATTCCCATCCGGAATCGGCGCAGCGACTTGAAGCGATAGTCGGGCATGTCGCGGAAACGGGCTTGTATGACCGCTGTGTCCCGATCGATGCCGTGCCCGCGCCCGAGGAGGCGATCATTCGCGCGCATTCGGCACGGCACCTGGCCCATGTGCGCGAGATATGCGCGCAGGCACCCTTCCGCGCGGATCTCGACACGCCGGTCTGCAACCGCTCGTACGACGTGGCGCTGCGTGCGGCCGGCGGTGTGATGTCCGCGTGTGACGCCGTTGCGGGCGGATCGATCACAAACGCCTTCTGCGCCGTCCGGCCTCCCGGTCACCATGCCGAGCGCGAGCGCGCGATGGGATTCTGCCTCTTCAACAACGTGGCCGTCGCCGCGTCGCATCTGCGCGCGGTTCACGGAATACGCCGCATCCTCATCGTGGATTGGGACGTGCATCACGGCAACGGCACACAGAACATCTTCTACGACGATCCGGACACATTGTTCTTCAGCATACATCAATCACCCCTGTATCCTGGAGGCGGCGCGGCATCGGAACGCGGCGCGGGCGCCGGCGAGGGCGCAACCATCAACGTGCCCGTCGCGCCCGGTTCGGGCGACGAACACTACCGCGAGGCCTTCGAACGCGTCCTGCTACCCGCGGCACGGACCTTCGCGCCCGAGTTTGTGCTCATCTCGGCCGGCTTCGACGCGCACCGCGAGGATCCGCTCGCGAACATCAACCTGAGCACCTCGTGTTTTGCCCATCTCACTGTGCTCGTCAAGGATATCGCGCAGCAGAGCGCGGGCGGACGCATCGTGTCGGTGCTTGAGGGCGGCTATGCCCTCGACGCGCTGGCGCGCAGCGCCGCGGCGCATCTCCGGGCGTTGATGTTTTGA
- the phoU gene encoding phosphate signaling complex protein PhoU — protein MSLHFHREIDRLKKKLLALSAIVEEDLAIALRSMRERDVDLARRVIHTDAEIDEMEIDVEEDCLKILALYHPVAGDLRFIVSVLKMNNELERIGDLAKNIAKRAITLAGSGATQIPPQIDLLGERALTMLKKALDALVTLNADLAREVCKLDDEVDALNKEMFRLIRDRLRAAETDVDADLQIMLTARYLERIADHVTNIAEDVVYLAGGEIIRHQGK, from the coding sequence ATGTCTCTGCATTTTCATCGCGAAATAGACCGGTTGAAGAAAAAACTTCTCGCGCTCAGCGCCATCGTGGAGGAGGATCTGGCCATCGCCCTGCGCTCGATGCGCGAGCGTGACGTGGATCTGGCGCGCCGTGTCATACACACCGACGCGGAGATCGACGAGATGGAAATTGACGTCGAGGAGGACTGCCTCAAGATCCTCGCCCTCTACCATCCCGTCGCGGGCGACCTGCGCTTCATCGTGTCGGTACTCAAGATGAACAATGAACTCGAACGCATCGGCGATCTGGCGAAGAACATCGCGAAACGCGCCATCACCCTTGCGGGCTCGGGCGCGACACAGATTCCCCCGCAGATCGACCTGCTGGGCGAGCGCGCTCTGACCATGTTGAAGAAGGCCCTCGATGCGCTCGTGACATTAAATGCGGACCTTGCGCGCGAAGTGTGCAAACTCGACGACGAGGTCGATGCGTTAAACAAGGAGATGTTCCGTCTGATCCGCGACCGCCTCCGCGCAGCCGAGACCGATGTGGATGCGGATCTGCAGATCATGCTCACCGCGCGCTATCTGGAGCGCATCGCGGATCATGTGACAAATATCGCCGAGGACGTGGTGTATCTCGCCGGTGGAGAGATTATTCGACATCAGGGGAAGTAG
- a CDS encoding PAS domain-containing protein — protein MSKRSMLRRLPLSLFFLAVVALAAFVWHSTESLKDLVTDHMRDELHARCYLVENRMHSLGAAGAASKDVQALTRELAAGASGRITIIAPDGTVLGDSMEDPARMENHAGRPEIASALRGERSWSKRFSPTLQVNMLYVARPIRSGGRITGVARLAVSLTAVDEFAAMLQRSVIIGGVVFACVSALLIAVSIRRITRPIAALREGAEQFARGNFAYRLPIGETDEVATLTDAMSLMARQLDERIRTILQQRNEQEAVLSSMAEGVIAIDTDERILNMNAAAGRLFDVDPRTAKGRAIQEVVRNIDVQRFAARTLEALEPAEGVITLRDGEDRHIQAHGSVLRDGDGRAIGAVIVTNDITQLRRLENVRRDFVANVSHELKTPVTSIKGFVETLQDGAAEDAATRDRFLAIIAKESDRLHNIIEDLLSLSRIEQESERMEVLLATTSVCDVVTSAVQSRAAIAAERSVHIDITCDPALRARANAQLLEQAVANLVDNAIKYSDTNTRVAVRAERSSEGVRIQVQDQGRGIPAEHLGRIFERFYRVDTSRSRASGSTGLGLSIVKHIVQAHAGTVSVESVPGAGSTFTIIVPPAV, from the coding sequence ATGAGCAAACGGAGCATGTTGCGGCGCTTACCCCTGTCGCTTTTTTTTCTCGCCGTCGTGGCGCTGGCCGCGTTCGTCTGGCATTCGACCGAGTCGCTGAAGGACCTCGTCACCGACCACATGCGCGACGAGTTGCACGCGCGATGTTACCTGGTGGAGAACCGCATGCACTCGCTGGGCGCAGCGGGGGCGGCGTCGAAGGATGTGCAGGCGCTCACGCGTGAACTCGCCGCGGGCGCCTCGGGCCGCATTACCATCATCGCGCCCGACGGCACAGTACTGGGCGATTCGATGGAGGATCCGGCGCGGATGGAAAACCATGCGGGCCGGCCCGAGATCGCGTCGGCACTGCGTGGCGAGCGGTCGTGGTCCAAACGATTCAGTCCGACCTTGCAGGTCAACATGCTCTACGTCGCGCGGCCGATCCGCTCCGGCGGACGCATCACGGGCGTGGCGCGTCTGGCAGTGTCGCTGACCGCGGTCGACGAATTCGCGGCGATGCTGCAGCGCAGCGTCATCATCGGCGGCGTGGTGTTTGCGTGTGTGTCGGCTCTGCTCATCGCCGTGTCGATACGGCGCATCACGCGTCCAATCGCGGCATTACGCGAGGGTGCCGAGCAGTTCGCGCGCGGCAATTTCGCCTACCGCCTGCCCATCGGGGAAACCGATGAGGTCGCGACGCTGACCGATGCGATGTCGCTCATGGCGCGGCAGCTCGATGAACGCATTCGCACGATACTGCAGCAGCGCAACGAGCAGGAGGCGGTGCTCTCGAGCATGGCCGAGGGGGTGATTGCCATCGACACCGACGAGCGCATCCTGAACATGAACGCGGCCGCGGGCCGGCTGTTCGACGTGGATCCACGCACCGCGAAGGGCCGTGCCATACAGGAAGTTGTGCGGAACATCGACGTGCAACGCTTCGCCGCGCGCACACTCGAGGCGCTGGAACCCGCTGAAGGGGTGATCACGCTGCGAGACGGCGAGGACCGCCACATACAGGCGCACGGAAGCGTGCTGCGCGACGGCGACGGCAGGGCGATCGGCGCCGTGATCGTGACCAACGATATAACGCAGCTCCGCCGCCTCGAGAATGTGCGCCGCGATTTTGTGGCCAACGTCTCGCATGAACTCAAGACACCCGTGACATCGATCAAGGGTTTTGTTGAAACTCTGCAGGATGGTGCAGCAGAGGATGCCGCCACGCGCGATCGTTTTCTGGCGATCATCGCGAAGGAATCGGACCGCCTGCACAACATCATCGAGGATCTGCTGAGTCTCTCGCGCATCGAGCAGGAATCCGAGCGCATGGAAGTGCTGCTCGCGACCACGTCCGTCTGCGATGTTGTTACCTCCGCTGTGCAGAGCCGCGCGGCGATCGCCGCCGAGCGCTCCGTCCACATCGACATCACCTGCGATCCCGCGCTGCGCGCGCGCGCAAACGCGCAACTGCTCGAACAGGCCGTCGCGAATCTGGTGGACAACGCGATCAAATACAGCGACACCAACACACGCGTGGCCGTGCGCGCCGAGCGGTCGTCGGAGGGCGTGCGCATACAGGTGCAGGATCAGGGACGCGGCATCCCCGCCGAACATCTCGGGCGCATCTTCGAACGATTCTACCGCGTCGACACTTCGCGGAGCCGCGCAAGCGGCAGCACCGGACTCGGCCTTTCGATCGTCAAACACATCGTGCAGGCGCACGCGGGCACCGTGTCCGTCGAGAGCGTTCCCGGCGCGGGCAGCACCTTCACCATCATCGTGCCTCCGGCGGTCTGA
- a CDS encoding response regulator transcription factor, translating into MAKGTILVVEDEEDILELISFNLIKDGYTVERARSGEEALQKARRSPPDAAILDIMLPGLDGLEVCRALKSGAGTAGVPILMVTARTEEADIVTGLEIGADDYITKPFSPRVLLARLKTILRRKGAPGADAATQPLSVHEITINPLRHEVTIAGEQVELTVTEFRVLQFLATRPGWVFTRAQIVDAVRGDGYPVTDRSVDVQIVGLRRKLGAAAHYVETVRGVGYRFKE; encoded by the coding sequence ATGGCAAAAGGCACCATACTCGTTGTTGAAGACGAGGAAGACATCCTCGAACTTATCAGCTTCAATCTGATCAAGGACGGGTACACCGTCGAACGCGCGCGCAGCGGGGAAGAAGCGCTGCAGAAGGCGCGGCGCTCGCCACCGGATGCGGCGATACTCGACATCATGCTGCCGGGCCTCGACGGCCTCGAAGTGTGCCGCGCGTTAAAAAGCGGGGCCGGCACCGCCGGGGTACCCATCCTGATGGTGACAGCGCGCACCGAGGAGGCCGACATCGTGACCGGCCTCGAGATAGGCGCCGACGATTACATCACCAAACCCTTCAGTCCGCGCGTGCTGCTTGCGCGCCTGAAAACCATTCTGCGCCGCAAAGGCGCGCCGGGCGCGGACGCCGCCACGCAGCCGTTGTCGGTGCATGAAATCACCATCAATCCGCTGCGGCACGAAGTGACCATCGCGGGCGAACAAGTCGAGCTGACAGTGACGGAGTTCCGCGTGCTGCAGTTCCTGGCGACACGTCCCGGCTGGGTGTTCACACGCGCGCAGATCGTGGATGCCGTGCGCGGCGACGGCTATCCCGTCACCGACCGCTCCGTCGACGTGCAGATCGTGGGACTGCGCAGAAAACTCGGCGCGGCGGCGCACTATGTCGAAACCGTGCGCGGCGTCGGCTACCGCTTCAAGGAATAG
- a CDS encoding ATP-binding protein, whose product MTSDWILQIQNSIPELTRVHAWLEEIRTTHAIGGGDVFALTLALDELLTNTISYGYDDTASHDITVTLRVDDGRAHVCIDDDAREFDPLRAEKPDIDAPLEERRIGGLGIHLVTTMMNRVEYRREGGHNVIRLELVLNPEG is encoded by the coding sequence TCCGATTGGATCTTACAGATACAGAACAGCATTCCCGAACTGACACGTGTTCACGCGTGGCTCGAGGAGATTCGTACCACACACGCGATCGGCGGCGGCGACGTCTTCGCCTTGACGTTGGCCCTCGATGAGCTGCTGACAAACACGATATCGTACGGCTACGACGATACCGCGTCGCACGACATCACGGTGACGCTGCGTGTGGATGACGGCCGCGCACACGTGTGCATCGACGACGACGCCCGCGAGTTCGATCCGTTGCGCGCCGAAAAACCCGACATCGACGCGCCGCTCGAGGAGCGCAGAATAGGCGGCCTCGGCATCCATCTTGTCACAACGATGATGAATCGTGTCGAGTACCGGCGCGAGGGTGGCCACAACGTCATCCGGCTGGAGCTGGTTCTGAATCCCGAGGGATAG